Proteins encoded in a region of the Zea mays cultivar B73 chromosome 2, Zm-B73-REFERENCE-NAM-5.0, whole genome shotgun sequence genome:
- the LOC103647769 gene encoding ethylene-responsive transcription factor ERN1 — MELHFQPQPPVFQLEGYTSSSSYYYYYQQEAAAQAKPSKPRCRKKGSNNHSKFVGVRQRPSGRWVAEIKDTTQKIRMWLGTFETAEAAAKAYDEAARLLRGSDARTNFAPRISPDCPLAVRIRGLLHHKKIKKAKASAAAAAAKQQASSPPAPSPTTSNSNSHSHSTNSACGGGSSSSSSSSSSSVVSCDDAMAIQRGGIGVLGASEVYRPEFATAGAEEFDSWMFDSAFAQFPALDSFVAVDSVVPVAGATEEPIVAATRGAEMAEFERIKVERRISASLYAMNGLQEYFDRVLDASACDSLWDLSPLCH; from the coding sequence ATGGAGCTCCACTTCCAGCCGCAGCCACCAGTGTTccagctcgagggctacaccagcagcagcagctactactactactaccagCAGGAGGCCGCGGCGCAGGCCAAGCCGTCCAAGCCACGGTGCCGGAAGAAGGGCAGCAACAACCACAGCAAGTTCGTCGGCGTCCGGCAGCGCCCGTCGGGCCGGTGGGTGGCGGAGATCAAGGATACCACGCAGAAGATCCGCATGTGGCTCGGCACCTTCGAGACCGCCGAGGCCGCGGCCAAGGCCTACGACGAGGCCGCCCGCCTCCTACGCGGCAGTGACGCCCGCACCAACTTCGCACCGCGCATCTCTCCCGACTGCCCGCTCGCCGTCCGCATCCGCGGGCTCCtccaccacaagaagatcaagaaggcCAAGGCCTccgcggcggccgccgccgccaAGCAGCAGGCGTCGAGCCCTCCTGCCCCCAGTCCCACCACAAGCAATAGCAATAGTCATAGTCATAGCACGAATAGTGCTTGTGGTGGTggctccagcagcagcagcagctccagctcCAGCAGCGTGGTCAGCTGCGACGATGCCATGGCCATTCAGCGCGGCGGCATCGGTGTACTGGGCGCCAGCGAGGTGTACCGGCCGGAGTTCGCCACCGCGGGCGCCGAGGAGTTTGATTCTTGGATGTTCGACTCGGCGTTCGCCCAGTTCCCGGCGCTGGACAGCTTCGTGGCCGTCGACAGCGTTGTCCCAGTTGCTGGTGCCACTGAGGAACCGATCGTCGCCGCGACGCGGGGCGCCGAGATGGCTGAGTTCGAGCGGATCAAGGTGGAGCGGCGCATCTCGGCGTCGCTGTACGCCATGAACGGCCTGCAAGAGTACTTCGACCGGGTGCTCGACGCCTCCGCCTGCGACTCGCTCTGGGATTTGTCTCCGCTTTGTCACTAG